Genomic segment of Chryseobacterium culicis:
CTCCAATCTTACTGATGCTTTCGGTGATATACCTTTATCTGAAGCCGTGAGAGTTGAAGAAAATATTTTAAAACCAAAATATGATAAGCAGAAAGAGGTCTACATCCAGCTGTTAAACGATCTGAAAACAGCCAATTCTCTATTCAATACCAACCAGGCATTAACGGAAACAGATTTGTTTTATAATACCAATACCAACAGCCAGACCGGTATCTTAGGATGGAAGAAATTCTGTAACTCCCTTTCATTAAGATTACTGACCAGAATTCTAAGCAGAAACGGAGAAGTAAATGTATATGAAAGAATCCAGGAAATTGTGAATAATCCTACTCAATATCCTGTTTTCCAAAATAATACAGACAGTGCAGTACTGCCACTTTCCGGAATATCTCCATACTTACCTCCAATAGCTCGTCCACAGGATTTTACCGCTTACAGGGCAGCAGGCGAGTTTTTTGTAAATGCGATGAAAGATAATAATGATCCCAGGATGAGTCTGTTTTTTACGAAAGCAAAGGCCACATCGGGAGAAGATCTTGGCTATAAAGGAGCTCCATCAGGATATGCTCTGGGAACATCTTTCAACTATCAGCCTTCTAACCTTAACCAAAACCTTGCAAAAGCACCTTTAAAAATATTAATTATGACCTATTCTGAAGTTCAGTTTATTCTGGCAGAATTGGTTAACAAAGGAATCATCGCAGGAAACCAGCAGACCTACTACGAAACCGGGGTAAAATCAATTATTGAACAATGGGGAGCAACAGTTCCTGCCAATTATTTCAGTAATACCAAAGTGGCTTATGACGGCTCTCTGGAAAAAATTATGCTTCAGAAATACATTTCCCTGTTTTTTGTAGACCATCAGCAATGGTATGAATTCAGACGTACAAAACTGCCTGTACTGCCTAATAACGGAGGTCTTCAGAACGGAGGGCAGATGCCTGTGAGATTCATGTATCCTACCGCTACAAAAGTGATGAATACGGATAATTATAATGCCGCCGTACAATCCATGGGAGGAGACAATATCAACGTAAAAATGTGGTGGAATAAATAATATCCTTAATTGAAAAATTAAAAAATAATTTAAAGATTTAAAAATTATGAGTATCAATATAAAATTTTTAATGCCTTGTGTATTGGTTTCAGCAATGGCATTCTCACAAGCTTCTGTTTCCGGATATGTATACGAAGACAGTAATAAAAATCAAAAAAAAGAAAACCGCGAAAAAGGAATTGAAGGAGTAGCTGTTTCCAATGGTGTTCAGGTAGTTCTTACTGATAGAAACGGACGATACAGCCTGCCGGTTCAGGAAGATCAGACTATTTTTGTGATCAAGCCTTCAGGATATCAAACCGCTTTGAATGCAAATAACTTACCTCAGTTTTATTACCATCATAAACCCAAAGGTTCTCCGGCGGATTTTAAATACAAAGGCGTTGCTCCTACAGGAGATCTTCCCAAAGAATTGAACTTTCCACTTTATAAACAAAATGAAAACAAAAATTTTGATATCCTTGTTTTCGGTGATCCACAGCCTTACACAGAGAAAGAACTGGATTACTTCAAAAGAGGAATTGTAAATGAAGTGAAGAACACCAAGAAAAATGCTGTGTTGGGAATCAGTCTGGGAGATTTGGTAGGAGACAATCTAAGCCTTCAGAAGCCTTATGCAGAAGTGATGAAAGAAGTGGGACTGCCTTGGTACAATGTGATGGGAAATCATGACATGAACTATGATGCGAAGGAAGATAACCTTTCCGATGAAACCTTCGAGTCTAATTTTGGTCCTGCCAATTATTCCTTCAATTACGGCAATGTACACTTCATCATTCTGGATGATATTCTTTATCCGGATCCGAGAGATGGTAAAGGATATTGGGGAGGTTTCCGTGAAGATCAGCTCCAGTTTATAGAAAACGACCTGAAGCTGGTTGATAAAAATAAACTGATCGTTATATCTTTCCATATTCCATTGGAACATAAAAATGAGGATAGCTTCAGAAATGTGGACCGTCAGAAATTATTTGATTTCCTGAACCCTTTCCAGAATGTATTGCTTTTGTCCGCACATACTCATATCCAACAACAGATTTTCTATGGTAAAAAAGCAGGCTGGAACGGTATTAAAGAATTACACGAATATAACGTAGGAACCACTTGTGGCGACTGGTATTCAGGAACACCGGATGATGCCGGACTTCCTACTTCAACGATGAGAGACGGAACGGCCAAAGGATATTCATTCATCAGCTTTACAGACAATCAATATAAAGTAAAATACAAAACAGCCGGAAAACCGGAAGACTATCAAATTAAATTATATATCCCAAAAGTGATTCCTTCTTCAAGAACGTCAGCAAAAGTATTGGCTAATTTCTTCATGGGAAGCAAAAAAGACAAAGTAGAATACAGAATCGATGGTGGTAAATGGGAAGAAATGGAGTATGATGAAACCATAGACCCGAATTTTGCCCTTTCTGTTTTCAAATGGGATTCTACAGAGAATATTCTTCCGGGAAGAAGACCTTCCAATCCTGAAATGTCAAAACATATCTGGGAAGCAGACTTTCCTAAAAAATTATCATTAGGAAAACATAAAGTTGAGGTAAGGGCTGTTGACATGTACGGAAATGAATTCTCATCTTCAGAAGAGTTTGAAGTGCAGAATTCAATTCAGATTCCTTAAGCTTTTTATTTTTTTTACTATACTTTTTTTAGATTTTGAAACCGGTTCTTATGAGCCGGTTTTAATTTTATTAGAGGCTTAGATTAACCACAAAAGTCACAAAAGTTTTTTTACCTATAATTTGGGGGATAAGAAGTACATTTAAGTTGTATAAAAAATCTACGTTTTCATCTTATGTGAACTTTTATACAGGAGGATTATAACTTTTAAATATTCTCAATGTTAATCATCTTTTGTGACTTTTTTGGTTGAATAAAATATAAGTTAAATCTGTATTTTCACCGCTTCGTAAAAATGTTCTTTCGTAACTTTGTATAAAGAAAAGTATTACTACTATGAATATAAACGGAAAAAATGCCATCGTAACAGGTGGTGGAAGAGGATTAGGGAAAGCTGTAGCATTAGCTTTGGCCAATGAAGGAGTAAACGTTGCCATTACAGGAAGAAATGAGGAAAACCTTAAAATGACAGTTGAAGAAATCAAAAGACTGGGCGTAAACTCGGCCTATGCAGTTTTTTCTGTAGACAATGAAATTCAGGTAAAAGCGGGAATAGAATCTTTGGCAGAACAATTGGGAGGTATTGATATTCTGATCAATAATGCTGGAATCGGAGACTTCGGAAGTATCGAAGAAATGCCTTCTGAAACATGGGAGCAGGTGATTAAAACCAATCTGTTTGGGGTATACTATGCAGCCAAAGCAGCGCATCCATTTATGAAAGCTAAAGGGGAAGGTGATATTGTAAACGTAGCTTCCACAGCAGGACTTAAAGGTGGTCCAAATATGTCAGCCTATGCAGCTTCAAAAGCAGCCGTAGTATCTCTTTCTCAATCTATGATGGCAGAATGGAGAAAACAAAATATCCGTGTGATTACGCTTACTCCAAGTACCATTGCTTCGGATATGAGCATCCAGGGTGGACTTACCGATGGAAATCCTGATAAAGTATTACAACCGGAAGACTTTGCAGAATGGGTAAGAGATATCCTGAAAATGAACAGAAGAGCGCTGATCGCAAACGGTTCAATCTTCTCTACCAATCCATAATAAGGTTTAAAATTTAAAGTTCAAGATTTAAAGTTTACAGTTGTCAGCAAAGAACTGTTAATCTTCCATGAACAATGAAATTCAATAGGAGCGGGCTTTAGCCCGCTTTTTCTTTTCATAAGCTCTAATGACTTTAGTCAAAACTTATAATTTTTTAGCATTTCAAAAATCTGTGTCATCTGTGCAATCCGTGGGATAAAAAATCATAACTTAAACTTTCCGTATCATATTCATTAATAGAAGCGGGCTTTAGCCCGCTTTCTTTTTTACGTTTCCATTTAGGCTTTAGCCAAAAACTGGAATTTCTTGCATTTCAAAAAATCTGGGAATTTATTTCCATGTCTTTTATAATAAGTTTTGGCTAAAGCCAATGGAATTTGTCTTGATTTTGAAGACGGGCTAAAGCCCGTCCCTATTGAATATATGATGGTAATAATCTGCGTAATCCGTGCAATCTGTGGGATAAAAATTCCACAAATAAAACTTTCCTATCTTATTCATTCAATAAAACTGGCTTTCATCCCTTTAAAAAAAATAAAAATCCCCGGTTTCAGCCAAAAATCACAACTTCATTTTTTTAACCGTAATAACATTAGTATTTTTGCAGCAAATTAGTCACATGCAAAATTATTTAGAATTCAATTTCAAAATTTCTCCATTACAACCTTGGAATGAGATATTAATGGCGGAACTTATAGAAATAGGTTTCGACAGCTTTACAGAAGAAATTGACGGAATTTTAGGATATATTCAGACAGAATTGTTTCAGGAAGAGCAGTTGAAAGCACTTCCGATCTTTGAAAACGAAAATGTAAAAATTGAATATTCTTTCGAAGAAATGCCGAATATCAACTGGAATGAAGAATGGGAAAAGAATTTTTCTCCCATCAATATTGATGATAAGGTATTGATCAGAGCTGAGTTCCATGAATCTGTACCAGGAATGCATGAAATTATCATTCAGCCTAAAATGTCTTTTGGAACAGGGCATCATCCTACCACCCATTTGATGATCCAGCAAATGATGGATATTGATTTCAATGGTAAAAAAGTATTGGATATGGGATGCGGAACTTCTGTATTGGCTATTTATGCAAAACAGCAGGGAGCAGGCGATACAAAAGCCATCGATATTGATGAATGGTCCGTGGAAAATTCAAAAGAAAATTCTGTAAGAAACAATGTAGAATTGGATATTGAACAGGGAACGGCTGAAAACTTAGGAAAAGAGAACTATGATATTATTCTGGCCAATATCAACAGAAATATCCTTATTTCAGATATTCCAACTTATGTTTCAGTATTGAATAACGGAGGAAAACTATTGCTTTCAGGGTTATGTTTCTTTGATGTGGATGATATTCTGGAAGTATGCAAAGAAAGCGGCCTTGAACTTAAAAAGAAGCTACAGCGTGAAGAATGGGTAAGTCTTCTGCTTGAAAAATAACACACAAAAAACAAAATACGAATATGAAAACTTTATGGACAGCTTTATTCTTACTGATGCTGCAGTTTTTTACTGCTCAGGAAAATGAAGTATATGCAGATGGTGTCTTTGGTTTTGAAGAAAATAAAACCCAGAAGATCTTTACAGACCGTACCCGTGTGAGATTGGATCCTGGAGTGAATGCTCAGATAATAGACTCATTGTATACTAATCAGCAGATCATGATTCTTAAAAAAGAAGATGGCGTTTTAAAACTGGGCGAAAGAGCCGCTAATTGGTATAAAATCTCTTATCAGAAGGGAGAAAATACATTGGAAGGATATATCTGGGGAGGTAATCTTTCTGTAGGATATCGTAACAAAAACGGCTATGATTTCCTTTTTGGGCTTTCCAAAACGATAGACAGAAAGAATAAAGAATACAATGAGATCCAAAAACAGAATATTGCCGGAATAAAAGTAATGGAAGGAAATACACTTATTGATGAGGTGTATTTTGATACAGGAAGAGGAGAAGAATTGAGTTCAGCATCTTTCAATGTTGAAAGCAGTCACAAGCTTCAAAATGTAGAATTCACTCTTAAGGCAATGGTTTCCGGAGAAGCCTGCGGAATTGCAAGCTATGATCAGTATGTTCTTTTTAAAGATAAAAAACTGATTACACTTCCACAATTAATGAACGTAGGGGATGCAGGAGCTTTTTATCACAGCGAAGAATATGTTTTTCCGAATGATAAAGGAGGAATTTCCAACGCATTTATCCTAAAAGTGGAAGATATGGAAGTGGATGAAAAAGACAGAGAGAAAAAGAAAAGCTCTTCCAAAACTTATCTTTGGAACGGAAGTTCCTATAAACTGAAATAATAGTATGTATTTCCAATAAATTAAACCGTTGTATCCACAGCGGTTTTTTTTATAAAGATGAGAAGACTCTTTTACAGTTGAAAAAAATCGAATACATTTAGAAGATAAAAAAGCAAATGGACATACTTGAAGATTTACTTCCCATTCTATTTTCAGTTTTTGTAGGCGGTATCATTGGAATTGAAAGAGAATACCAGTTAAAGTCAGCCGGATTAAGAACCATGATTCTGGTGACACTGGGAGCCTGTATTTTTACCATGCTATCCATGAGTTTGGGCGGCCCTGGAAGTCCTGACCGTATTGCCGCCAATATTATCACAGGAATAGGATTCGTTGGAGCTGGAGTTATTTTTAAAGAAGAAAACAGGGTTTCTGGTCTTACAACTGCGGTTACCATATGGATTTGTGCTTCTCTGGGTATGACAATAGGAGCCGGATATTATCAGGAAGCAATTATAGGTTCTGTAGTTGTTTTTCTGTTGCTTATTATGTTCAAATATGTTCAGGATATTATTGACAGAATAAGTGTGCGTTATACCTATCAGATTACAATTCCCTATGAAGATGGAGTGGTGGAGAAATATGAGTCTATCTTCAATGAACATGGACTGAAATCGATCAGAGGAAAACAGGTAAAAAGCGGAGAAAAATACACCATTATCTGGCGTGTTCAGGGAGCAGCAAGAAAACACGAAGTTTGTACAAAAATCTTACTTAACGATTTATCCATTGAAGAATTCCGATTTTAAATAAAAATCAAAATAAATCCATATTATCCGCAAACATCTGTGAAAATCCGTGCAATATGTGGGAAAAAACAGATTCAAAAAATCATTTAAACATAAAAAAATAGGACTGGAAAAACCAATCCTACCCAAACATGATTAAGTGTATAGTTTAGCCATCAATGGCTATAAGGAATTAAAGCACAAAAAGATTTTTATTGATCCTTAATCAATGTTCCTTACTACTAATTAAACTAACTAAGTGACCTTTCGGCAGCGTTTACCATGTAAAAGTAGGGCGTCTTCTCATCCATTGACGTAAAAGATAAACTGATTCAGCGAAATAGATCAGTGAAACGGAATTTTCATCCAATGAAACGGATAGGGAAGAGGGAAATTGTTTTCTGCTTTTGTTAATTTTTGTTTTGCTGTACGATCCAGTCGTTGACCTTAATAACCTCTGCCTGCCTAGGAAAAACCTTTCTCATCAATACGTCATATACTTCTTCATCTCCGTCTTTACAACAGTCTTCAATCACGGTAAGGTCGTAATCTTTATCAGCAGCCTCTCTTAGCGTAGATAAAACAACCCCGCTGGTAGAAACTCCTGTCAGTAACAAATGTCTAACATCCAGTCCGCGGAGAACGACTTCAAGATCACTTCCTGTAAAAGCACTGAATCTTCTTTTGGTAATAACGACATCCTCCTCTTCAGGACTAAGTTCAGGATGAATGGCCATCCATTCTTTCATATTGACATTCGCCATATGTTGTTGAAGACCTGAAAATACTTTGTTATGAGCGCTTATTTCCGGCATTCCTTGTCTGAACCCGATGACAACATAAATAACCGGAATTTGGCGGTGTTTTGCAGCTTTAATAACCTTTTTAACGTTGGAGACCACCTGTTCAGGATCACTTAAACTGCTTACTATTGACGATTGCATGTCCATCACCAACAATGCTGTTTTTGTTTTTTCCATTTTAATTATACTTTATTGATAAATTGTTCCTCTGATTCTTCCAATAGCTGGGGATTGACAGCTTCAGTCTTATTTTTCTTAAATAATAAACGTCTAAAGACAATCACAATTAAAATTCCTGAAATCCCTTCCAGTAATAAAGTTTTGGGAGCTCCTATTTTCTCGGAGATAAATCCAATAAGTACACTTCCCAAAGGCAGCATCCCAAATATAGCAGTCAATAAGATGCTTATTGCTCTTGACCGCATTTCAGGAATCACTTCAGACTGCACAATAATGTTGCATGTGGTAAATTGTGCCACACCTCCCAATCCCGTTAATGCTGCAAAGAACATGGACCAGTAGAAATTGGTGGCATAAGAAAAACATATCAGCCCAATACTCAGAATAGCTGTACTCAGAATCAGAATGTTTCTCATAGAGGCTCCTTTCTTCAGTGAAGCCAGAAATACAGTTCCGAGTACCGCCCCAATCCCAATGAAGCTTGAAATATAACCGAATGTTTTAGCATCCCCTTTAAAAATTTCCTTTGCATAAACAGGAATCAAAGTATCGTAGGGTAAGATCAACAGGCCTGTAATACTCAGCATAATGATGACCAGACTGATAGAAGGTTCTTTTTTCAGGTATCTGAAACCCTCTGCCAGTTCTGTGAAAGTTCCTTTTTTAGTCGTTTTTTTAGGAATGATCTTTATTTTCATCAGCGAAATGGAAAGCATTACTGCGGCAAAGCTGGCTGCATTAATGAGAAAACAGGTTCCGGCTCCAAACTTTTGAAGGATAATTCCGGATAGGGCAGGACCTGCCAGTTTTGCAATACTTGCCATGGCTGCACTTAGAGAAAGGGCACTGGGAAGATCTTCATCATCTGTTACCACTTCATTGATCATAGCCTGCCGTGCCGGAATATCATAGGCGTTGATAATTCCGAGGAAAACACTAAGTACAATGAAGCTCCAAATATTCTGATGTCCGGTCATTACCAGGAATGCCAGTAAAGATGCCTGAATTAATGATAAAATTTGAGTGATCTGTATAATTTTATAGCGATTGTACCGGTCTGCAGCCACACCACCAAAAGCTGAAAATAAAAATGAAGGGAATTGTTCTGCAAAAATGGTGAGCCCCAGCATAAAAGCAGACTGCGTCATGCTGTATACCACCCATACCACGGCTGTACGCTGCATCCATGTCCCAAATTGTGAGACAGAACGCCCGAAAAAATACAAAGTATAATTGGTGCTTTTGAAAGCCCGGAATGTACTGATATTACTTAGTTTGTTCATTTTTTTTGAAATAGACTATTTGACAAATAATGTAAAAGTGTCAAAATTTGGATAAAAAATTTTAACTGATGTGCTTAATAACCATAGAAGTCAATGTGTTCACGGTATTGTTTAAGCTTTCAAAATTGTTTTTTAAGCTCATTTCACGCCTTATTCCTCTGATACTGCTCTGTAGAATGAAGATTATGGTTTCCTGCTCTTCAATGGCCACTTCCGGAATTGAACCTTTGGTAATGCCTGTTGAAAATAAATTGAGCAGAAGATTTCTTTCCGCTTCCATCATTCGGTTGTGGGCATCGGTAATATGTTTTGATTTCTCTTCATGATCCATTCCTGCTTCAATAGCTCTGAAAAATGAAGATCTTTCTTCTGAGGTCTTCACTTTAGCAAGACAAAACTCCTGAATCTTTCCTTCGAAAGTTCTTTTCTTCTTCATCTTGGAATCAATCTCAGAAATCACTTCTTTGATCAGGTTTTCCAGAACTGCCTGGAACACTTCCTCGCGATTTTTATAATAGTAATAAATTGAGGTTCTGCTTTTACCCACTGCTTTTGAAATGTCATCCATTGTCACCTTCTTTAAACCATACTTCAAATACAGCCCTGAAGCGGTATCCAGGATTTGTTGGGAAAGCTGATCTTGTTCTGTGTGAGATGACATTGTCTGAAAATTGTCTGAAATATGAGTACAAAAATAAAATATTTTTGACAAAAAAACAAATTTTGTCAAATTGTTGGTAGGTTTTTATTTTTTAATGCCGCTTAGAAAAATCTTAAAATAAGGTAATGTAAAAAATAAACTTTGCGTTTAATAAAAAAGACTCACTGTTTCCAGTAAGTCTTTAAGTGAGTGCGAAAGGATTCGAACCTTTGCCGTCCCGATTTAAATCGGGATGCTCTATTTCGTGAGCTATAATCATATTTTTGAATAAGGGTAAAAACAAAAAAGACTCACTGTTTCCAGTAAGTCTTTAAGTGAGCGCGAAAGGATTCGAACCTTTGCCGTCCCGATTTAAATCGGGATGCTCTATTTCGTGAGCTATAATAATATTTTTGAATAAGGGTAAAAACAAAAAAGACTCACTGTTTCCAGTAAGTCTTTAAGTGAGCGCGAAAGGATTCGAACCTTTGCCGTCCCGATTTAAATCGGGATGCTCTATTTCGTGAGCTATAATCATATTTTTGAATAAGGGTAAAAACAAAAAAGACTCACTGTTTCCAGTAAGTCTTTAAGTGAGCGCGAAAGGATTCGAACCTTTGCCGTCCCGATTTAAATCGGGATGCTCTATTTCGTGAGCTATAATAATATTTTTGAATAAGGGTAAAAACAAAAAAGACTCACTGTTTCCAGTAAGTCTTTAAGTGAGCGCGAAAGGATTCGAACCTTTGACCGTCTGCTTAGAAGGCAGATGCTCTATCCAGCTGAGCTACGCACCCATTAAGTAATTTTGAGAAAACTACTAAAACAGTCGGGGCGGCAGGATTCGAACCTGCGACCTCCTGGTCCCAAACCAGGCGCGATGACCGGACTACGCTACGCCCCGAGGGTGTCATCAGTAACGATATTTACTTCGTTTTTGCGGTTGCAAAGGTACAATACTTTTTCAAATAAAAAAATAAAATGAAGAATAATTTTAAATTAATTTTTCGTGAAAACTTTTTTGTTACCTTTACCCGGCTAATAACCATTGACTTATCTTGTTTTAAAAATGATGAAAAAATTTTCATTTTTTTTCTCCTTTATTTCATTTTTAAGACCTGAACCGTTTGTTTATGGGAGTTCGTTTTTAAGATAACTGGAAATGAAAAAAGAAGAATTTTATCAAATTTATATCCCCGTATTGGAAAAGGCTTTTCAAAATGATTCCATTAATTTGGGGTTTTATGTCAAATCTCCGGAAAATTATATGGATGATGAACTTGCTGGTAAAGTTGAACAATACTTAGAAGAACATGAAGATACATTTCTTGAAAAAGTTGCTTATTATTTTGATGCAAAATCTCACAACTTTCCCTCAGTTCAAAATGTTCTTATCGACTTATATAAAGCAGATCTAATGAATGAAATGGAACTGATAAAAAAGGAATTTATACAATGAAATCTAAAAATGTAAATCTAAAAACCGGATATGTTTTTATTCTACTCAATTGTTTTTTGATCATGTTATCATCTTGTTGTAAGAATGAAAAATTTGTAACCCATAGAATTTCCAATATATCCTTAAGTTTACCCCAATCATTTGTTGTGAAAAAAGAACTTGCTGAAGATTCTCAGGTATTTAGTATCAACGCCCGGAATAAGCGTGTCGGATATATTTATTATGGTGATTATAAGCCCTTTGAGGAAGATTCTTTTTTCATTACTGATGATAAAGAATTATATGAAAAATATAAAAACAGAGAGTTAAAAGCTTATTTCTCAAAAAATACTGAAAGAGATAGTAAAAATGGTATTTTTAATGTTAATTATTATTACTACGATACAATCAATAAATGCAGAGCACAAATTATGATGCCGAAAAAAGCAAATAAAGGACTTATCGGAATCCATTTTGACAGCGTAGATATTTACAAAAATAAAATGGCAATTATTGTGAATGATTTGAGTGAAGAAAATAAAGAACTGTTTTTAAAAATCTTTAAAACCATTAAAATCAATTCTGCTCAACATTAATGTTAGTAAAAAATAAAATACAAAGTGATCATTACTCAATTACATATACTAGACTGGTACGATGATATTATAACTTCAGTTACTTTATTTGAAAATGATGTATATGTTTTTAATTGCATTCAAAAAGATGTTAATAATGGAGAGAAAACATATTACTGTGTAAAAATAGATGAAATATCATCTCAGCAAATTCGGGATGTAATAGAGAAAAAGAAACTTACTACAAGTGATTGGAATGTTATCAATTTGATTTTTGAAAAGAATAATAAAAATGATCATGTTTTTTTATTGAAGGCAGAATCATTATTCATTGGCTCTGATATTATTTTTAAGAAAATAAAAAAAACGGATATCAGATCTATTAAGCTTCCTTTTGATATTTCAACTTTACATACTACAGCAAAATAATAATGAAGGATATATTTCAGTTTAAAATTCTGATTCATGAAAATCTGTCGGATACTTTTATTATCGAAAAATTTATTGTTTTTCTTGAAGAGCGTTTGGTGTATTGGGGTGGAGGCGGTTCTGATAATCAAATAAACGGAAGTCTATATACTGATGAGAATGTGATGATTACTATTAATGATTTTATAAAAGAGTTTGTTACATTTTTCATCAATCTTAAAATTGAGATCAGTAAAATTGAGATTAATATTGAATATGGTTATTCTCACTCTTTTGTATGATGATTTTATGAAGACCCATTTATCATTGCCTATACACATGAGCCGTTGGAAGATATAAAAAACCAAAGTATATAAGCATTTATCGAAAATTCCACTAAATTTTTATGAAAAAATATACAGATACCAATACCTATTACCTGTCAAATTTTTTAAGCAGCGATGAGATGCATTATGAGAATCTTTGGTTGTTTTATAATCGTGGAGATAGGTTTCAGCTGGGTGATTTTTTTCATGATCAAAAAAAAGTTTATTCTTTTTTATGGGAATATGGAGATACGGATATTTTAATGAAAATTGATGAATGGAAAAGAGCTTTCAGGAGAAATAATATTGAAATTTTACAGGAATCTAAGTTTCATAGCCGGAACTACTTATCATCTGGACAAAAGGTATATCTGGACTGCCTGGAAACCGATTTTATCACTGCTGATGAAAAATTTAATGACATTACAGCCTATGATATCGGACAACGCTTTGTTCAAATTGTGACCGATGAACATAT
This window contains:
- a CDS encoding TetR/AcrR family transcriptional regulator, which codes for MSSHTEQDQLSQQILDTASGLYLKYGLKKVTMDDISKAVGKSRTSIYYYYKNREEVFQAVLENLIKEVISEIDSKMKKKRTFEGKIQEFCLAKVKTSEERSSFFRAIEAGMDHEEKSKHITDAHNRMMEAERNLLLNLFSTGITKGSIPEVAIEEQETIIFILQSSIRGIRREMSLKNNFESLNNTVNTLTSMVIKHIS